A stretch of the Zeugodacus cucurbitae isolate PBARC_wt_2022May chromosome 6, idZeuCucr1.2, whole genome shotgun sequence genome encodes the following:
- the LOC105209881 gene encoding histidine-rich glycoprotein → MGSKIFAALLCCFALVVVSALPYGHHEHEHEDHSATSHASVHLVSHDDHHDHHDHHDDHGHYDHHEHHGHDDGHDSHAEYHFTYGVKDKKTGDIKEQSEHRHGDKVSGHYELIDADGHKRTVHYTADKHSGFHAVVHREPTHHHVADHGHTSYHGGHAEVESHDGGHDHGHDYGHGYGHGHEHGHGHGSHSSGFSIKQEHGHAFHHHGEHGH, encoded by the exons ATGGGCTCTAAA ATTTTCGCCGCACTCTTATGTTGCTTCGCACTAGTGGTGGTCAGTGCCTTGCCGTATGGTCatcatgaacatgaacatgaggATCACAGTGCTACCAGTCACGCTTCGGTGCATTTAGTCTCACACGACGATCATCACGATCACCATGATCACCATGATGACCACGGTCATTACGATCATCACGAACATCATGGACACGATGATGGTCATGACTCACATGCTGAGTATCACTTCACTTATGGCGTTAAGGATAAGAAAACAGGCGATATCAAAGAGCAAAGCGAACACCGTCATGGCGATAAGGTATCCGGACATTATGAACTGATCGATGCGGATGGCCACAAGAGGACTGTACATTATACGGCTGATAAACACAGCGGTTTCCATGCCGTAGTACACCGTGAGCCCACTCACCATCATGTCGCTGATCATGGACACACTAGCTACCATGGGGGACATGCTGAGGTCGAATCGCACGATGGTGGACATGATCATGGTCATGATTACGGACACGGTTATGGACATGGTCATGAACATGGTCACGGTCACGGCAGTCATTCCAGTGGCTTCTCGATTAAACAAGAACATGGTCATGCCTTCCATCATCATGGTGAACATGGTCATTAG